A genomic segment from Thermodesulfovibrionales bacterium encodes:
- a CDS encoding methyl-accepting chemotaxis protein, with translation MKIRGSVAPRFIFVVLMVLVVGQSSLWTWFLYWQKTNYAVALENKVSATGNLLATFSKSAIMSNNYSHLDQYIDAIARDGDMISIRVTDKRGNVLREKQGQRETRGIYFNPFYIPWSSSFRSPIGGGGESYGDVEIIYSGRKLNEYMKKLLTIWPVAQIVVFACVICAIYLSFQEAVGRPVQEINETLARVTSGDLTVTVPELGDNEMGTIGRGIGFLVERLTRTIARSHSISGNVAMGVEQLTVALRNMNENARKQSKAIDDVVAAIRVANVSQKKVKENTDKLSTISSENVASLLEMKSTAEEIASSTVRLFRSTEDFYAMVAEMSQIAMGIADNAKDAFHAVENTTASAEEISVSLSEVLENAKKSAGFASDVQELTGSGTLAVTGAIEAMEEILQEVNHSSGIIMRLHERSRSIEKILSVIKEVTESTNLLSLNAAILAAQAGEYGKSFAVVADEMRALSDRTSSSARDIAGIVRTIQTEINEAAASIRVGVQKVEAGKDLIFNAGATMDGMLDAVKKSVQMAEVIEKATGEQTTGLRQITLSMENVRDMIEHAARSTEEQRKGSSHMLEGISDIKEVAEVVKRGTEEHAAGTSVISRNLEETFEMAAKISKSSEEQLKINDGIVVTVEEIKNASTAAATDMEEVTISFDTLKNEIEYLKREIGVFKIHLRTEAKGEG, from the coding sequence ATGAAGATACGGGGGTCGGTCGCACCAAGATTTATTTTTGTCGTGCTCATGGTGCTTGTTGTTGGGCAGAGTTCTCTCTGGACGTGGTTCCTCTACTGGCAGAAGACGAACTATGCGGTGGCACTGGAGAACAAGGTAAGCGCCACAGGCAACCTCCTCGCCACCTTTTCAAAATCCGCCATCATGAGCAACAACTATAGTCATCTTGACCAGTATATAGACGCTATCGCGAGAGACGGGGACATGATTTCGATCAGGGTAACAGACAAAAGGGGGAACGTCCTGCGAGAAAAGCAGGGTCAGAGGGAGACCAGGGGCATATATTTCAATCCCTTTTATATCCCCTGGAGTAGTTCCTTCAGATCGCCCATAGGGGGAGGCGGCGAGTCCTATGGCGACGTTGAGATCATATACAGCGGCCGGAAGCTGAATGAGTATATGAAAAAACTCCTCACCATCTGGCCTGTGGCCCAGATTGTGGTCTTCGCCTGTGTAATCTGCGCAATATACCTTTCGTTCCAGGAGGCCGTGGGCAGGCCCGTACAGGAAATCAATGAAACCCTTGCGAGGGTGACGAGCGGTGACCTGACCGTGACGGTGCCTGAATTGGGAGACAACGAGATGGGAACAATCGGCAGGGGCATAGGCTTCCTTGTTGAAAGGCTCACGAGGACCATTGCGCGATCTCATTCGATTTCCGGGAATGTTGCGATGGGGGTTGAGCAGTTGACGGTCGCCCTGAGGAACATGAACGAAAACGCCCGGAAACAGTCCAAGGCCATTGACGATGTCGTGGCTGCCATAAGGGTTGCCAATGTTTCCCAGAAAAAGGTGAAGGAGAATACGGACAAACTTTCTACCATCTCATCGGAGAATGTTGCGTCCCTCCTCGAGATGAAGTCGACAGCCGAGGAGATTGCTTCAAGCACCGTGAGACTCTTTCGGTCGACTGAGGACTTCTATGCCATGGTTGCTGAAATGTCGCAGATTGCCATGGGTATTGCAGACAATGCGAAAGATGCCTTCCACGCCGTCGAAAATACCACAGCCTCCGCCGAAGAGATCAGTGTCTCCCTGAGTGAGGTTCTCGAGAACGCCAAGAAGTCGGCAGGTTTTGCTTCCGATGTGCAGGAACTTACGGGCAGTGGCACGCTGGCGGTAACCGGTGCCATCGAAGCGATGGAAGAGATTCTCCAGGAGGTCAATCATTCTTCCGGTATCATAATGCGGCTCCATGAGCGATCGAGGAGCATCGAGAAGATCCTTTCCGTAATAAAGGAGGTGACGGAGAGTACGAATCTCCTGAGCCTGAACGCTGCGATCCTTGCTGCTCAGGCAGGGGAATACGGAAAGAGTTTTGCCGTTGTGGCCGACGAGATGCGTGCACTTTCCGACAGAACCTCTTCGTCGGCGCGGGATATCGCCGGTATTGTCAGGACCATACAGACCGAGATCAACGAAGCTGCCGCTTCCATACGTGTCGGTGTCCAGAAGGTTGAAGCAGGTAAAGACCTCATCTTCAACGCCGGGGCGACGATGGACGGTATGCTTGATGCCGTAAAGAAGTCCGTTCAGATGGCTGAGGTCATTGAGAAGGCTACCGGCGAACAGACGACGGGACTTCGGCAGATAACCCTTTCCATGGAGAATGTCCGTGACATGATCGAGCATGCGGCCAGATCTACCGAAGAGCAGAGAAAAGGATCGAGCCATATGCTCGAAGGTATCAGCGATATCAAGGAAGTTGCCGAGGTGGTGAAGCGGGGCACAGAAGAACACGCGGCGGGTACCAGCGTGATTTCGCGGAACCTCGAAGAGACCTTTGAAATGGCCGCAAAGATCAGCAAGTCATCGGAGGAGCAGTTGAAGATCAACGACGGCATTGTCGTTACGGTGGAAGAAATAAAGAACGCCAGCACTGCTGCGGCGACAGATATGGAAGAGGTGACGATCTCCTTC